A window of Candidatus Hydrothermales bacterium contains these coding sequences:
- a CDS encoding NADH-quinone oxidoreductase subunit A, with protein sequence MKTYIGILTVFLISLLLVSLMLILPKLIAPKKREPEKYIPYESGEIPIGEAWSRYPVRYYLVVLTFLIFEIEVLFILPWAIRVKELGFLGFIEIFIFVLILTLGWIWALKKKALKWD encoded by the coding sequence ATGAAAACCTATATAGGAATTTTAACAGTTTTTTTGATTTCTTTACTTTTAGTCTCTTTAATGTTAATTTTACCGAAGTTAATTGCTCCAAAGAAGAGAGAACCTGAAAAGTACATTCCTTACGAATCTGGTGAAATCCCAATCGGAGAGGCTTGGTCAAGATACCCTGTTAGATATTATTTAGTAGTTTTAACTTTTTTAATATTTGAAATTGAGGTTTTATTTATATTACCGTGGGCAATAAGGGTTAAGGAGTTAGGTTTTTTAGGCTTTATTGAGATTTTTATCTTTGTCCTAATTTTGACCTTAGGCTGGATATGGGCACTTAAAAAGAAAGCCCTTAAATGGGATTAA
- a CDS encoding zinc-ribbon domain-containing protein — protein MSILIVKCPGCETKYKVDTEIVKPGSKIRCPKCKTVFVIKVPEKLIKQRTLTSREEVREKKEEEIKLEIPPDIPPDERKLHERAIRLAKILAKDIINYYRERWEKALKEDNLKEEFKKEIMESWKYYCEKVPKEIRDKTRYFQDAFNLIVGKGKKIL, from the coding sequence ATGTCTATTTTAATCGTAAAGTGTCCAGGATGTGAAACTAAATATAAGGTAGACACTGAGATTGTAAAGCCAGGATCAAAGATAAGATGTCCTAAATGTAAAACGGTTTTTGTTATCAAAGTTCCTGAAAAACTAATTAAACAGAGAACTTTAACAAGTAGGGAAGAGGTGCGTGAAAAAAAAGAGGAAGAGATAAAGCTAGAAATTCCACCGGATATTCCCCCTGATGAGCGCAAACTTCACGAGAGAGCTATAAGACTAGCTAAGATCCTCGCTAAAGACATTATAAATTATTATAGGGAAAGATGGGAAAAAGCTCTAAAAGAGGACAATTTGAAGGAAGAGTTTAAAAAAGAAATAATGGAATCATGGAAATATTACTGTGAAAAAGTTCCAAAAGAGATAAGGGATAAAACAAGATATTTTCAAGATGCCTTTAATCTGATTGTAGGAAAGGGAAAGAAAATTCTTTAA